One window from the genome of Pyrobaculum ferrireducens encodes:
- a CDS encoding ABC transporter ATP-binding protein translates to MIRAVGLVKRFGRVEALRGLSLEVGEGTVAGLVGPNGAGKTTTLRILAGLIKPDGGFAEVLGVRTDSPEFRKVKRWLAYLPEEVLPYDNLTGRAFIEFIHGLYGVDNVGEAVEISGLGPRVEDKVKTYSKGMKRRLVVAALLTVGARVLMLDEPTAGVDVVHAVEIRKLVREKARGAAVLYSSHNMLEVETLCDVVYFVNNGVVIDSGRPSDLAARYGAANLEEAFVKALRQTSAAGGRGAPPP, encoded by the coding sequence ATGATACGGGCGGTCGGCTTGGTGAAGAGGTTTGGCCGCGTCGAGGCGCTGAGGGGGCTGTCGCTGGAGGTGGGAGAGGGCACGGTGGCGGGCCTCGTGGGGCCCAACGGCGCCGGCAAGACCACGACGCTGAGGATACTGGCGGGCCTCATCAAGCCAGACGGGGGCTTCGCCGAGGTCCTCGGCGTCCGGACGGACTCGCCCGAGTTTAGAAAGGTGAAGAGGTGGCTGGCGTATCTGCCGGAGGAGGTTCTGCCCTACGACAACCTCACCGGGAGGGCCTTTATTGAATTTATCCACGGCCTGTACGGCGTGGACAACGTAGGGGAGGCTGTGGAGATCTCCGGCCTCGGCCCCCGCGTGGAGGACAAGGTGAAGACCTACTCCAAGGGGATGAAGCGGAGGCTCGTCGTGGCGGCTCTCCTCACCGTGGGGGCAAGAGTCCTCATGCTGGACGAGCCAACCGCCGGGGTGGACGTGGTACACGCGGTGGAGATTCGAAAGCTTGTGAGGGAGAAGGCCAGGGGCGCCGCCGTGCTGTACTCAAGCCACAACATGCTGGAGGTGGAGACGCTGTGCGACGTCGTGTACTTCGTCAACAACGGCGTGGTTATAGACAGCGGGAGGCCAAGCGATCTTGCGGCGAGGTACGGCGCGGCGAATTTAGAAGAGGCCTTCGTCAAGGCGCTTCGACAAACCTCAGCGGCGGGAGGCCGAGGAGCTCCGCCTCCCTAG
- a CDS encoding DUF86 domain-containing protein, with protein sequence MGAVERILKLLLYYTSLLDNVKVEDLDDVYKFFSAVYMLQAQAQALIDIAVKAAAALGMEVEGYIDAGVKLRTAGVIDEDEFKRYRAVVRFRNIVVHQYGAVDAAVVKRIVRDREYREVAKLAVKIVEELRRRGADP encoded by the coding sequence ATGGGCGCAGTAGAGAGGATACTTAAGCTCCTTCTGTACTACACGTCGCTACTCGACAACGTGAAAGTTGAGGACCTCGACGATGTGTATAAGTTCTTCTCAGCTGTCTACATGCTCCAGGCGCAGGCCCAGGCGCTCATAGACATAGCCGTTAAGGCGGCGGCGGCGCTTGGCATGGAGGTGGAGGGCTATATCGACGCCGGCGTGAAGCTGAGGACCGCGGGAGTTATAGACGAGGACGAGTTTAAGAGGTACAGAGCCGTGGTGAGGTTTAGAAATATTGTGGTACACCAATACGGCGCCGTGGACGCCGCTGTGGTGAAGAGAATTGTAAGGGATAGGGAATACAGAGAGGTGGCTAAGCTGGCTGTGAAAATAGTAGAGGAGTTACGAAGACGCGGAGCGGATCCTTAA
- a CDS encoding MqnA/MqnD/SBP family protein: MRVVRIRYVHSEPLFWRARVEVVEAGNIEAASYVADGVAEMGFVPITLAAELGLPVVPRLAIYSVGPIISARLFRGRGPGGYCAVSDTTVSALVLRRLLGYSFTRVEDPWRALEECGGVLAVGDEALKMADRGVPHIVDVGELWWSRVGSPLFFAVLVARRWGPEAEAAVAEMENSVAAFYENPAPLVEAVARRLGVRKELVEEYFMRSRYLVGPGGREAMAREAELLGLPPLRFVEAP, encoded by the coding sequence GTGCGCGTCGTAAGGATTCGCTATGTTCACAGCGAGCCGCTGTTCTGGAGGGCTAGGGTAGAGGTGGTCGAGGCGGGGAACATCGAGGCCGCTAGCTACGTGGCTGACGGCGTCGCCGAGATGGGGTTCGTGCCGATTACCCTGGCGGCTGAGCTTGGGCTCCCGGTCGTGCCGCGGCTGGCTATATACAGCGTGGGGCCTATAATATCGGCTAGGCTCTTCCGGGGCAGGGGTCCGGGCGGCTACTGCGCGGTGTCGGATACCACGGTCAGCGCGCTTGTGTTGCGGAGGTTGCTTGGCTACAGCTTCACGAGGGTGGAGGATCCGTGGAGGGCGCTGGAGGAATGCGGCGGCGTGTTGGCTGTGGGGGACGAGGCTTTGAAGATGGCCGACAGAGGCGTGCCCCACATCGTCGACGTGGGGGAGCTCTGGTGGAGCCGGGTGGGATCGCCCCTGTTCTTCGCCGTGTTGGTGGCGAGGAGGTGGGGCCCCGAGGCCGAGGCGGCGGTGGCAGAGATGGAGAACTCCGTCGCGGCGTTTTACGAAAACCCGGCCCCCCTCGTGGAGGCGGTGGCGAGGAGGCTGGGGGTTAGGAAGGAGCTCGTTGAGGAGTACTTCATGAGGTCGCGGTACCTGGTGGGGCCGGGGGGCAGGGAGGCCATGGCTAGGGAGGCGGAGCTCCTCGGCCTCCCGCCGCTGAGGTTTGTCGAAGCGCCTTGA
- a CDS encoding nucleotidyltransferase domain-containing protein has translation MDIEKLRLFPWREFSVVFSVLFGSRAWGRAVKSDWDIGVWLEDVDRDVDLLYALARFLGVREEDVDLVVLNGYESLPCSLIIDVLGRGRVLYFRNLDEFLEIRSRLLYPCFDFMIDSEKLELLETQIKAVMRKWAQ, from the coding sequence GTGGATATTGAAAAGCTACGCCTCTTCCCGTGGAGGGAGTTTTCTGTAGTTTTCTCTGTGCTGTTCGGCTCGAGGGCGTGGGGGAGAGCTGTGAAGAGTGATTGGGATATCGGGGTCTGGCTAGAGGACGTGGATAGGGACGTGGATCTTTTGTACGCCTTGGCTAGATTTCTCGGGGTCAGGGAGGAGGACGTGGATCTGGTGGTTCTAAACGGCTACGAGAGCCTCCCGTGCTCGCTTATAATAGACGTGCTGGGTCGGGGCAGAGTTCTCTATTTCAGAAATCTCGACGAGTTTCTAGAAATTAGATCTAGGTTGCTGTATCCCTGTTTCGACTTTATGATCGACTCGGAAAAGCTTGAGCTTTTAGAGACACAGATAAAGGCCGTGATGAGGAAATGGGCGCAGTAG
- a CDS encoding 2-hydroxyacid dehydrogenase, producing MELYVNFELPREAEEELGRYYKIVRGGDLSNVEVAFVSRITAEELAKMPRLRFIQVVTAGLDHLPWESIPPHVVVAGNAGSNADAVAEFAMALLLAPYKRVVQYSEKMRRGDYRRDLPIPLIHGRKIAVLGLGEIGTRVAKILAAMGAEVWGFSRTPKEGPWRFTNSLEEALRGAKAAVCALPLNKYTRGMVKYEHLALMAEDAVFVNVGRAEVVDREGVLRILKERPSFIFASDVWWGRSDFAKDAEFYALPNVYATPWVAGGYGNEEVWMQMVREAVRNLITYARGGVPRNIARREDYI from the coding sequence ATGGAGCTGTACGTCAATTTTGAACTGCCCCGGGAGGCGGAGGAGGAGCTGGGGAGGTATTACAAAATTGTGAGGGGTGGCGATTTGAGCAACGTCGAGGTGGCGTTTGTCAGCAGGATAACCGCAGAGGAGCTGGCCAAGATGCCGAGGCTGAGGTTTATACAAGTGGTGACAGCTGGGCTTGACCACCTCCCGTGGGAGAGCATCCCGCCCCACGTCGTCGTTGCGGGAAACGCGGGGTCTAACGCAGACGCGGTGGCCGAATTCGCCATGGCTCTGCTCCTCGCTCCCTATAAACGCGTGGTGCAGTACAGCGAGAAGATGAGGCGTGGGGACTACAGACGGGACTTGCCTATACCCCTCATCCACGGCAGGAAGATCGCCGTGCTGGGCCTCGGGGAGATCGGCACAAGAGTGGCTAAGATCCTCGCCGCCATGGGGGCGGAGGTGTGGGGCTTCTCTAGAACGCCGAAGGAGGGGCCGTGGCGCTTTACCAACAGCCTAGAGGAGGCGCTCCGCGGCGCGAAGGCTGCGGTGTGCGCACTCCCCCTGAACAAATACACGAGGGGGATGGTGAAGTACGAACACCTCGCCCTCATGGCGGAGGACGCCGTATTTGTAAACGTCGGACGCGCCGAGGTGGTGGATCGCGAGGGGGTTCTGCGCATACTGAAGGAGCGCCCCAGCTTCATATTTGCAAGCGACGTCTGGTGGGGGAGGAGCGACTTCGCCAAAGACGCCGAGTTCTACGCCTTGCCCAACGTCTACGCGACGCCGTGGGTCGCCGGTGGCTACGGCAACGAGGAGGTGTGGATGCAGATGGTGAGAGAGGCGGTTAGGAACCTCATCACCTACGCCAGAGGCGGCGTGCCCAGAAACATCGCCAGGAGAGAAGACTATATATAG
- the malQ gene encoding 4-alpha-glucanotransferase, protein MLRGAGILLHITSLPGGCYVGDLGPEAYKFAEGLADAGQTYWQTLPINHTLPEYENSPYNAVSSFAGDPVLISLDLMKKDGLVDQAPQCPATERADYVKAWEVKRAVLEKALKKARALSDYRNFVDKTPWLEDYAYYMAMRERHGPWGRWPDEAPPRRLVELYKFAQFVFWSQWERLKQYVNDLGILLIGDLPFYPSVDSVDVWRYRQYFKVGDDGKPLYVAGVPPDYYSATGQLWGNPVYNWEALERDGYRWWVERLRHMLEVFDYVRLDHFRGYLAYWEIPGGETTAARGRWAPSPGKRLFDAASAAVELGRLIAEDLGYITPDVEALRDELGLPGMRVLQFAWDGNPANPHKPHNHVKNSVVYTGTHDNNTAVGWYLQEASPRARREFRQYSNCREAVNWCFIKLAYMSVADVAVVPMQDVLGLGPEARMNRPGTVGGNWRWRMAKQPEPRQWRRLRSLARLYGR, encoded by the coding sequence ATGCTGAGAGGGGCGGGGATCCTCCTCCACATAACCTCCCTACCCGGGGGCTGCTACGTGGGGGATCTGGGGCCCGAGGCGTATAAATTCGCCGAGGGCCTAGCCGACGCCGGGCAGACCTACTGGCAGACGCTCCCCATCAACCACACCCTGCCCGAGTACGAAAACTCTCCATACAACGCTGTGTCGAGCTTCGCCGGCGACCCCGTCCTCATAAGCCTAGACCTCATGAAGAAAGACGGCCTAGTCGACCAGGCGCCGCAGTGCCCAGCGACTGAGAGGGCGGACTACGTAAAGGCGTGGGAGGTCAAGAGGGCCGTCTTGGAGAAGGCGCTTAAAAAGGCGAGGGCCCTCAGCGACTATAGAAACTTCGTGGACAAGACCCCCTGGCTGGAGGACTACGCATACTACATGGCGATGAGAGAGAGGCACGGCCCGTGGGGCCGCTGGCCGGATGAGGCGCCGCCGCGCCGCCTCGTCGAGCTGTATAAATTCGCCCAGTTCGTCTTCTGGAGCCAGTGGGAGAGACTTAAGCAGTATGTAAACGACCTGGGGATCCTCCTCATCGGCGACCTCCCCTTCTACCCCAGCGTAGACAGCGTAGACGTGTGGAGGTACAGACAGTACTTCAAAGTGGGGGATGACGGCAAGCCTCTTTACGTCGCCGGCGTGCCGCCGGACTACTACTCAGCCACGGGACAACTCTGGGGCAACCCCGTCTACAACTGGGAGGCCCTCGAGCGTGACGGCTACAGATGGTGGGTGGAGCGGCTGAGACACATGCTGGAGGTATTCGACTACGTGAGGCTTGACCACTTCAGGGGGTACCTGGCCTACTGGGAGATTCCCGGGGGAGAGACGACGGCTGCGAGGGGGAGGTGGGCCCCGTCGCCGGGGAAGAGGCTCTTCGACGCCGCCTCGGCGGCGGTGGAGCTGGGAAGGCTCATTGCGGAGGACCTCGGCTACATAACCCCCGACGTGGAGGCGCTGAGAGACGAACTGGGCCTCCCCGGCATGAGGGTGCTTCAATTCGCCTGGGACGGGAACCCGGCAAACCCCCACAAGCCCCACAACCATGTGAAAAACTCCGTGGTGTACACTGGAACCCACGACAACAACACCGCTGTGGGGTGGTATCTCCAAGAGGCAAGCCCCCGGGCCCGGCGGGAGTTCCGGCAGTACAGTAACTGCAGAGAGGCGGTCAACTGGTGCTTCATAAAGCTGGCCTACATGTCCGTCGCAGACGTGGCCGTTGTCCCCATGCAAGACGTGCTGGGGCTGGGCCCCGAGGCGAGGATGAACCGCCCCGGCACAGTTGGAGGCAACTGGCGCTGGAGGATGGCAAAGCAACCGGAGCCACGCCAGTGGAGGAGGCTGAGGAGCCTAGCCCGGCTCTACGGGCGTTGA
- a CDS encoding ABC transporter permease, giving the protein MGAFAALVLKDLGEVLSSRYFLASLVGGFAVLIAMGYAMGAVVKTAQATTQKLAVVVNGTTPLGERYAEILRAMGGEIYHSFSPDLLDRYGYVVVIPGNFSLPARLPVYIRYRGLMALAPPNVLQNAAAKLAEEVGVPPRLMEPRLYVYMGRRVLTDRDVGAVFGLFLMSWIFMFIVPLIIASTAAVSIGMEKEKRTFELILSTPVTPTALITAKFLSTLLLAIVQFGVMTAGLFIYMANIAAAAAASPPPSGEAFELGFAPSPQLVAAVALSSLALALALLGLAFLAATKTDDVKTAQSVVPLVVFPLLIPSLAALFGSVEGWEAYPFVHPLVVAYAVLQGEWERAYVYLALDWALAAAVALVVARAVTAEYLVLGRARR; this is encoded by the coding sequence GTGGGCGCGTTTGCTGCGCTTGTCTTGAAAGACTTGGGGGAGGTGCTGTCGTCGCGGTACTTCCTCGCCTCTCTTGTCGGCGGCTTCGCCGTGCTTATCGCCATGGGGTATGCGATGGGGGCTGTGGTTAAGACGGCGCAGGCCACTACGCAGAAACTCGCCGTTGTGGTCAACGGCACGACCCCCCTCGGCGAGAGGTATGCAGAAATACTACGCGCCATGGGCGGCGAAATATACCACAGCTTCTCACCTGATCTGCTGGATAGGTACGGCTACGTCGTGGTGATCCCCGGCAACTTCTCACTGCCGGCCCGGCTACCCGTCTATATCCGCTACCGGGGGCTCATGGCGTTGGCCCCGCCGAACGTGCTCCAAAACGCCGCGGCGAAGCTGGCCGAGGAGGTGGGCGTCCCGCCGCGCCTCATGGAGCCCAGGCTGTACGTCTACATGGGGCGCCGCGTGCTGACAGACCGCGACGTCGGGGCAGTCTTCGGCTTGTTTCTCATGTCGTGGATTTTCATGTTTATTGTGCCACTGATCATAGCCTCAACGGCGGCTGTGTCCATCGGCATGGAGAAGGAGAAGCGAACCTTCGAGCTCATACTGTCGACGCCCGTAACCCCCACGGCGCTCATCACTGCGAAGTTCCTCAGCACCTTGTTGCTGGCCATTGTACAATTCGGGGTCATGACGGCGGGGCTCTTTATCTACATGGCCAACATCGCCGCCGCTGCGGCGGCCTCGCCGCCTCCGTCTGGGGAGGCTTTTGAACTTGGCTTCGCGCCGAGTCCCCAGCTGGTAGCCGCCGTGGCTCTGTCCTCCCTGGCGCTGGCCCTAGCCCTCCTGGGCCTCGCCTTCTTAGCCGCTACCAAGACCGACGACGTGAAGACAGCCCAGAGCGTCGTGCCCCTGGTGGTCTTCCCGCTGTTGATCCCCTCGCTCGCGGCGCTGTTCGGGTCCGTGGAGGGCTGGGAGGCCTACCCCTTTGTCCACCCGCTTGTGGTGGCCTACGCCGTGTTGCAAGGCGAGTGGGAGAGGGCGTATGTATACCTCGCGCTGGACTGGGCCCTGGCGGCGGCTGTGGCGCTGGTAGTTGCCAGGGCCGTCACAGCGGAGTACCTCGTCCTGGGGAGGGCGAGGCGATGA
- a CDS encoding class I SAM-dependent methyltransferase, with translation MEMETFGGGTAALYNVLVAMRLFHWAYGLAARRVAELASPGACVLEIGPGVGELLKALERRGYRVVGVDASPPMLKYAQRRAPGASVAGVSFKMPAREAAFDVAVALFTVHHWGDHGRSVAEVWRVLKPGGYFLVVEVDLKRMPLAGSHGCTEQCLRDVLATHFAVAVERRFPLLIGVGRKAG, from the coding sequence ATGGAAATGGAGACCTTCGGCGGGGGCACAGCCGCGCTTTACAACGTCTTGGTGGCTATGCGGCTTTTCCACTGGGCCTACGGCCTCGCGGCGAGGAGAGTCGCGGAGCTAGCCAGCCCCGGGGCGTGTGTGCTGGAGATAGGCCCGGGGGTAGGCGAACTGCTCAAGGCGCTGGAGCGCAGGGGGTACCGGGTGGTGGGGGTAGACGCCTCCCCGCCCATGTTGAAATACGCGCAGAGGAGGGCGCCCGGCGCGTCGGTGGCCGGGGTCAGCTTCAAGATGCCGGCGAGAGAGGCCGCCTTCGACGTCGCGGTCGCCCTCTTTACGGTGCACCACTGGGGTGACCACGGCCGCTCTGTTGCGGAGGTGTGGAGAGTGCTCAAGCCGGGGGGCTACTTCCTAGTCGTAGAGGTCGACCTCAAGAGGATGCCCCTAGCCGGGTCCCACGGCTGCACCGAGCAGTGTCTAAGAGATGTGCTGGCCACACACTTCGCAGTGGCTGTGGAGAGGAGATTCCCCCTACTCATAGGCGTCGGCAGAAAGGCGGGTTAG
- a CDS encoding ATP-binding protein, translating into MDIVDVLRYFADFNIPTSLKPRELKVEEMPGKAVVITGPRRAGKTYYLYWLMSRRGGIYVDFEHPLFEGFKPRDVEVLVEAHARLGGPKAAYLDEVQTVEGWEKAVRYLLDRGYSVYATGSTSALLAGDVAREMRGRGLTYLLLPLSFREYLHFKGIDPRPDLVWRPERHAVAKLQEEYLKFGGFPEVALGGDPYRLLKEYLLTVVVRDVADRHGVRNRAALDAVVAYVLNNYGRYLTYSSLHRLLKQRGVTKRTVINYVKYLEEAFFLFQVKRFAKSTREAEAAPRKIYLVDTGYGLLGRKDPSRDLENAVFLELLRRALSSSPPAEIYYAAGEKWEVDFLVTVGGQPAEAVQVAAELHEENMEREVEALARAARRLGARKATVVTLHQEAKLGKVEVKPFWRWALEGWNPYS; encoded by the coding sequence GTGGATATTGTGGACGTCCTCCGCTACTTCGCAGACTTCAACATACCCACGTCTCTGAAGCCGCGGGAGTTGAAGGTAGAGGAGATGCCGGGGAAGGCCGTGGTCATCACGGGGCCTAGGAGGGCTGGCAAGACCTACTACCTCTACTGGCTAATGTCGCGGCGCGGAGGTATCTACGTAGATTTCGAGCACCCCCTCTTCGAGGGGTTTAAGCCAAGAGACGTAGAGGTGCTCGTCGAGGCGCACGCGAGACTCGGCGGGCCGAAGGCGGCTTACCTCGACGAGGTTCAGACGGTGGAGGGGTGGGAGAAGGCCGTGCGGTACCTGCTAGACAGGGGCTACTCGGTGTACGCAACTGGCTCCACCTCGGCGCTCCTGGCGGGCGACGTGGCTAGGGAGATGAGGGGCAGGGGGTTGACGTATCTACTCCTCCCCCTCAGCTTCAGGGAGTACCTCCACTTCAAGGGCATCGACCCGAGGCCCGACCTCGTGTGGAGGCCTGAGAGACACGCCGTCGCCAAGTTGCAGGAGGAGTACCTCAAGTTCGGGGGCTTCCCCGAGGTGGCCCTAGGCGGAGATCCCTACAGGCTGTTGAAGGAATACCTCCTTACAGTCGTCGTGAGGGACGTGGCCGATCGACACGGCGTGAGGAACAGAGCCGCCCTCGACGCGGTGGTTGCCTACGTCTTGAATAACTACGGGAGGTACCTGACCTACAGTTCGCTACACCGCCTGCTCAAGCAGAGGGGGGTCACCAAGAGGACTGTAATAAACTACGTCAAGTATCTGGAGGAAGCCTTCTTCCTATTCCAAGTCAAGAGATTTGCAAAGTCAACTAGAGAGGCGGAGGCCGCGCCGCGCAAGATCTACCTAGTAGACACAGGCTACGGACTGCTGGGCCGTAAAGACCCGAGCCGCGACTTGGAAAACGCTGTGTTTCTCGAACTACTCCGCAGAGCCCTAAGCTCCTCGCCCCCCGCCGAGATATACTACGCCGCGGGGGAGAAGTGGGAGGTCGACTTCCTCGTAACAGTGGGGGGACAGCCTGCGGAGGCCGTGCAGGTAGCCGCGGAGCTACACGAGGAGAACATGGAGAGGGAGGTGGAGGCGCTGGCCCGCGCCGCGAGGCGCCTAGGCGCGAGAAAAGCCACAGTGGTGACCCTCCACCAAGAGGCCAAGCTGGGCAAGGTGGAGGTGAAGCCCTTCTGGCGCTGGGCGCTGGAGGGCTGGAACCCCTACTCGTAG
- a CDS encoding fucose isomerase → MAYLLSSSLHEEFAKRVEQYVRQYVGELRDPAAASGEKFPLIIHATGGTTPSAVELVSRAGARGAVLVGFGEHNSFASLLHTKAELEAMGLPVAAFHCPSYKECGDVLARAKKVAEAASALIGARAVLIGNETPQAKILRERFGWSVEVIPLDRFEELVDSSPPDGEAVEVFGDVQIAKITAALRMAGRGADLVAIQCFPFLMKRRLTPCLALALLNSRGGLVACEGDLASGFAMLMSKRLTGYSGWIANVVRGSGREAVFAHCTISLDMVKSWRVMPHFESGYPHGLSGELREAVYTVVSVAPRFNRAAVGVAEVVKSGNFMQEACRTQAAVRFGRDLRLEAEAPANHHVFMPGDVAEEAEAVFKLLSIPTTRYLV, encoded by the coding sequence ATGGCGTATCTGCTGTCCTCCTCGCTTCATGAAGAGTTTGCAAAAAGGGTTGAGCAGTACGTAAGGCAGTACGTGGGGGAGCTGAGGGATCCAGCCGCCGCCTCTGGCGAGAAGTTTCCCCTAATTATACACGCGACTGGGGGCACCACACCCTCAGCGGTGGAGCTGGTGTCGAGGGCAGGGGCGCGGGGCGCCGTGCTTGTGGGCTTCGGCGAGCACAACAGCTTCGCAAGCCTCCTCCACACCAAGGCGGAGCTAGAGGCGATGGGGTTGCCCGTTGCGGCCTTCCACTGCCCCAGCTACAAGGAGTGTGGAGACGTCTTGGCCAGGGCTAAGAAGGTGGCCGAGGCGGCTTCGGCGCTGATCGGGGCGAGGGCGGTTTTGATAGGCAACGAGACGCCCCAGGCGAAAATCCTCCGGGAGAGGTTCGGCTGGTCTGTGGAGGTGATCCCCCTGGACAGGTTCGAGGAGCTTGTAGACTCCTCCCCTCCAGACGGCGAGGCTGTCGAGGTGTTCGGCGACGTGCAGATTGCGAAAATCACCGCGGCGCTCCGGATGGCGGGCAGAGGCGCCGACTTGGTGGCGATCCAGTGCTTCCCCTTCCTCATGAAGAGGAGGCTCACCCCCTGCCTCGCACTAGCCCTCCTCAACTCCAGAGGCGGGTTGGTGGCATGCGAAGGCGACCTGGCCTCCGGCTTCGCCATGTTGATGTCGAAGAGGCTCACCGGCTACAGCGGGTGGATTGCTAACGTCGTCCGCGGCTCCGGCCGAGAGGCGGTGTTTGCCCACTGCACCATCTCCCTCGACATGGTGAAGAGCTGGAGGGTTATGCCCCACTTTGAGTCCGGCTACCCCCACGGCCTCTCCGGGGAGCTCAGAGAGGCGGTGTACACGGTGGTCTCTGTGGCGCCTAGGTTCAACAGGGCGGCTGTGGGGGTGGCCGAGGTGGTTAAAAGCGGCAACTTTATGCAAGAGGCGTGCCGCACCCAAGCCGCGGTGAGGTTCGGCAGAGATCTACGTCTAGAGGCCGAGGCGCCGGCAAACCACCACGTCTTCATGCCGGGGGACGTGGCGGAGGAAGCGGAGGCCGTGTTCAAACTCCTCTCAATCCCCACCACCCGCTACCTAGTTTAA
- a CDS encoding CARDB domain-containing protein: MNSRTGICVSLLLLLVHLAAGQAVAGASDTAVVYFYYKWAEPPQQPGGPGVVEVGFYTKTKLVDLSVALIPRCGWVRPLEAHRALEAGPGAATARLVVAVEWLNATCPAALVWRWRFTEPGLGQGGEHIEHVDIYVPAVPEAEAWISGTAVYGLPAAVNLTVVLRGALGGEARLEGSGARVLWPGSAVALRPGVNIIPLRLVAESYTPTVKVAVNAADAAGRFYTREIHLQIPVAPPPAVQLQADRPALAPGTLNYVNVTVAVPSGADGVAYLTVAGGSASRSIYVIEVRGGLGRGVVDVVPTSQTVQLRAEVYYTIGGVLRREEAVLTLATTPAAAMARVSAAPGVLVRGVVNNVTLSITAPGAFNASIYPEGAASAGPTPLTVSGVNEARAVARLIPQGQSVRLRVVVSSQRWSEEHVVELPVVGGEAFLILPSKSAVAAGRGDVVPIRIYYIGRASRIEAYVVITSRYSPPLLQKVGLVPGGYAVVNYTVDVPLTAAGPVEITCDVYYTTPEGFGGQERKIVELAVVREPRVKIASIDVAPRNPEAGRPVSLAVTLHNSGFATAYNVEVRVSAPGAAAIIGESYLGQIQPQQSTATSLLLNATAPGNYTAVIQLRYMDEAGQIYTENATVTLAVKSRAQPLGEAANPGPGLAALAAVAAALVAAAAVAKRRGRQKTGPVKKSGD; encoded by the coding sequence ATGAACTCGCGGACAGGTATCTGCGTTAGCCTACTACTACTGCTCGTGCACCTCGCCGCGGGTCAGGCGGTAGCAGGCGCCTCGGACACCGCCGTCGTCTATTTCTATTACAAATGGGCCGAGCCCCCGCAGCAACCCGGGGGGCCCGGGGTCGTTGAGGTGGGGTTCTACACAAAGACAAAGCTTGTAGATCTATCTGTTGCGCTGATCCCCAGGTGTGGCTGGGTGAGGCCTCTGGAGGCGCACCGGGCGCTGGAGGCGGGGCCCGGCGCCGCCACGGCGCGTCTCGTAGTGGCCGTAGAGTGGCTAAACGCCACCTGTCCAGCCGCTCTTGTCTGGCGGTGGAGGTTTACAGAGCCCGGGCTGGGCCAGGGCGGGGAGCATATAGAGCACGTCGACATATACGTGCCCGCTGTTCCCGAGGCAGAGGCGTGGATCAGCGGCACAGCCGTCTACGGACTGCCCGCCGCCGTGAACCTCACCGTTGTCCTGAGGGGCGCTCTCGGAGGGGAGGCCAGGTTAGAGGGCTCCGGGGCGAGGGTTCTGTGGCCTGGATCGGCCGTGGCGCTGAGGCCGGGAGTCAACATAATTCCTCTGAGACTCGTCGCCGAGAGCTACACGCCCACGGTGAAGGTGGCGGTCAACGCCGCCGACGCCGCGGGGAGGTTCTACACAAGAGAAATCCACCTCCAAATACCTGTGGCTCCCCCGCCCGCCGTCCAGCTCCAAGCCGATCGGCCGGCCCTCGCGCCGGGGACGCTTAACTACGTAAACGTCACTGTGGCGGTGCCCAGCGGCGCGGACGGCGTGGCCTATCTAACCGTCGCGGGGGGTTCCGCCAGCAGAAGCATATACGTCATAGAGGTGAGGGGCGGGCTCGGGAGGGGGGTGGTAGACGTGGTGCCCACCTCCCAGACGGTGCAGCTGAGGGCCGAGGTGTACTACACAATTGGCGGGGTGCTGAGGCGTGAAGAGGCGGTGCTCACCCTCGCCACGACTCCAGCGGCGGCGATGGCGAGAGTCTCCGCGGCGCCCGGCGTCTTGGTGAGAGGCGTGGTTAACAACGTAACGCTGTCCATCACCGCCCCCGGCGCCTTCAACGCCTCGATATACCCCGAGGGAGCCGCCTCCGCAGGCCCCACCCCCCTCACCGTCAGCGGGGTAAACGAGGCCAGGGCGGTGGCTAGGCTCATCCCACAGGGGCAGTCGGTGAGGCTTAGGGTAGTCGTGTCGTCGCAGAGGTGGAGCGAGGAGCACGTGGTGGAGCTCCCGGTGGTGGGCGGCGAGGCTTTCCTCATACTTCCCTCCAAATCTGCGGTGGCCGCGGGGAGGGGCGACGTGGTACCTATACGCATCTACTACATAGGCAGAGCCAGCAGGATAGAAGCCTACGTGGTGATCACCTCTAGATACTCCCCACCGCTCCTCCAGAAGGTAGGGCTCGTCCCGGGCGGCTACGCCGTGGTGAACTACACCGTAGACGTCCCCCTAACGGCGGCGGGCCCCGTGGAGATCACCTGCGACGTCTACTACACCACGCCGGAAGGCTTCGGCGGACAGGAGAGGAAGATCGTGGAGCTCGCCGTAGTAAGAGAACCCCGCGTGAAGATCGCCTCCATCGACGTGGCCCCGAGAAACCCAGAGGCGGGCCGCCCAGTCTCCCTCGCAGTCACGCTCCACAACTCAGGCTTCGCCACAGCCTACAACGTGGAGGTTAGAGTGTCCGCGCCCGGCGCCGCGGCGATAATCGGAGAGTCATACCTCGGCCAGATACAGCCACAGCAATCCACAGCCACCTCGCTCCTCCTCAACGCCACAGCCCCGGGCAACTACACGGCGGTGATACAGCTCAGATACATGGACGAGGCGGGGCAGATCTACACAGAAAACGCAACCGTCACCCTAGCCGTGAAGAGCCGCGCCCAGCCCCTAGGCGAGGCGGCGAACCCCGGCCCAGGCCTGGCGGCACTGGCGGCGGTGGCGGCGGCGCTGGTGGCGGCGGCCGCAGTAGCCAAGAGACGCGGCCGCCAGAAGACCGGGCCTGTAAAGAAGAGTGGCGACTAG